A single region of the Brachypodium distachyon strain Bd21 chromosome 3, Brachypodium_distachyon_v3.0, whole genome shotgun sequence genome encodes:
- the LOC104583529 gene encoding uncharacterized protein LOC104583529 — MLRRSASSLLSACRLLRQPSTPAFRRHPEPRRLCPSPAASVLGARGYVVRRMARRIPPARPDGYSTSDGEADGGYGDGHEDMEPPAEEGAAEEADEELEGYELDFGALFGGAGDKEEEEEEEGEKK; from the coding sequence ATGCTCCGCCGCAGCGCGAGCTCCTTGCTAAGTGCCTGCAGGCTCCTCCGTCAGCCGTCCACTCCCGCGTTCCGGCGCCACCCGGAgccccgccgcctctgccCTTCGCCGGCAGCATCGGTCCTCGGCGCCCGGGGCTACGTCGTCCGGCGCATGGCGCGGCGGATCCCGCCCGCGAGGCCTGACGGGTACTCGACCTCCGACGGCGAGGCGGACGGCGGGTACGGAGACGGCCACGAGGACATGGAGCCGCCCGCCGAGGAGGGCGCCGCAGAGGAGGCGGACGAGGAGTTGGAGGGGTACGAGCTGGACTTCGGCGCCCTATTCGGCGGGGCCGGggacaaggaggaggaggaggaggaggagggagagaagaagTAA